A region from the Panicum hallii strain FIL2 chromosome 1, PHallii_v3.1, whole genome shotgun sequence genome encodes:
- the LOC112890423 gene encoding cell division cycle 20.1, cofactor of APC complex-like isoform X2, which produces MDAGSRSISSEKSRASAAPRPPLQEAGSRPYMPPLSSGSRNPSAKCYGDRFIPDRSAMDMDMAHYLLTEPRKDKENAAVSPSKEAYRRLLAEKLLNNRTRILAFRNKPPEPENVAAADATSSHHARPAKQRRHIPQSAERTLDAPELVDDYYLNLLDWGTNNVLSIALGDTVYLWDASSGSTSELVSVDEDSGPITSVSWAPDGRHIAVGLNSSDVQLWDTSSNRLLRTLRGVHEARVGSLAWNNSILTTGSMDGKIVNNDVRIRNHMVQTYEGHSQEVCGLKWSGSGQQLASGGNDNLLHIWDVSMASSMPSAGRNQWLHRLDDHMAAVKALAWCPFQSNLLATGGGGSDRCIKFWNTHTGACLNSVDTGSQVCSLLWNKNERELLSSHGFTQNQLTLWKYPSMVKMAELTGHTSRVLFMAQMRSTPWLSRQREGAKF; this is translated from the exons ATGGACGCAGGCTCCCGCTCGATCTCATCGGAGAAGAGCCGCGcgtcggcggcgccgcggccgccgctgcAGGAGGCCGGCTCCCGGCCCTACATGCCGCCGCTCAGCTCGGGGTCGCGCAACCCATCGGCCAAGTGCTAC GGCGACAGGTTCATCCCAGATAGGTCGGCGATGGACATGGACATGGCGCACTACCTGCTCACGGAGCCCAGGAAGGACAAGGAGAACGCGGCGGTGTCACCGTCCAAGGAGGCGTACCGGAGGCTGCTCGCCGAGAAGCTGCTCAACAACCGGACGCGGATCCTCGCCTTCAGGAACAAGCCGCCGGAGCCGGAGAACGTCGCGGCTGCCGACGCGACTTCCTCCCACCACGCCAGGCCGGCCAAGCAGCGGCGCCACATTCCCCAG TCTGCGGAGAGGACTCTGGATGCACCAGAGCTCGTTGATGACTACTACCTCAACCTGCTCGACTGGGGGACCAATAACGTGTTGTCCATTGCTCTGGGTGATACGGTCTACCTGTGGGACGCCTCGAGCGGATCCACTTCTGAGCTTGTGTCCGTCGACGAGGACAGCGGTCCCATCACCAGTGTCAGCTGGGCTCCCGACGGCCGGCACATTGCTGTTGGGCTCAACTCGTCTGACGTCCAGCTCTGGGACACCAGCTCTAACCGATTG TTGAGAACACTCAGAGGTGTGCATGAGGCAAGAGTTGGCTCACTGGCATGGAACAACAGCATCCTGACGACTGGTAGCATGGACGGCAAGATCGTCAACAACGACGTGAGGATTAGGAACCACATGGTGCAGACATACGAGGGGCACAGCCAGGAGGTTTGCGGGCTCAAGTGGTCTGGATCAGGGCAGCAGCTGGCCAGTGGGGGCAACGACAACCTTCTGCATATTTGGGATGTGTCGATGGCATCCTCCATGCCTTCTGCCGGCCGCAACCAGTGGTTGCACAGGCTCGACGATCACATGGCCGCTGTGAAGGCACTGGCATGGTGCCCATTCCAGAGCAACTTGCTGGCaactggtggtggtggcagcgATCGGTGCATCAAGTTCTGGAACACACACACCGGTGCATGTCTGAACTCTGTTGACACTGGTTCACAGGTTTGCTCCCTTCTCTGGAACAAGAATGAGAGAGAGCTGCTGAGTTCACATGGATTCACACAGAACCAGCTAACCTTGTGGAAGTACCCATCAATGGTGAAGATGGCCGAACTCACTGGCCATACCTCTCGTGTGCTTTTCATGGCTCAG ATGAGATCTACACCTTGGTTAAGCAGGCAGCGTGAGGGAGCAAAATTCTAA
- the LOC112890423 gene encoding cell division cycle 20.2, cofactor of APC complex-like isoform X1: MDAGSRSISSEKSRASAAPRPPLQEAGSRPYMPPLSSGSRNPSAKCYGDRFIPDRSAMDMDMAHYLLTEPRKDKENAAVSPSKEAYRRLLAEKLLNNRTRILAFRNKPPEPENVAAADATSSHHARPAKQRRHIPQSAERTLDAPELVDDYYLNLLDWGTNNVLSIALGDTVYLWDASSGSTSELVSVDEDSGPITSVSWAPDGRHIAVGLNSSDVQLWDTSSNRLLRTLRGVHEARVGSLAWNNSILTTGSMDGKIVNNDVRIRNHMVQTYEGHSQEVCGLKWSGSGQQLASGGNDNLLHIWDVSMASSMPSAGRNQWLHRLDDHMAAVKALAWCPFQSNLLATGGGGSDRCIKFWNTHTGACLNSVDTGSQVCSLLWNKNERELLSSHGFTQNQLTLWKYPSMVKMAELTGHTSRVLFMAQSPDGCTVASAAADETLLPRFSKLSFNFLIEREHYEFIFSY; encoded by the exons ATGGACGCAGGCTCCCGCTCGATCTCATCGGAGAAGAGCCGCGcgtcggcggcgccgcggccgccgctgcAGGAGGCCGGCTCCCGGCCCTACATGCCGCCGCTCAGCTCGGGGTCGCGCAACCCATCGGCCAAGTGCTAC GGCGACAGGTTCATCCCAGATAGGTCGGCGATGGACATGGACATGGCGCACTACCTGCTCACGGAGCCCAGGAAGGACAAGGAGAACGCGGCGGTGTCACCGTCCAAGGAGGCGTACCGGAGGCTGCTCGCCGAGAAGCTGCTCAACAACCGGACGCGGATCCTCGCCTTCAGGAACAAGCCGCCGGAGCCGGAGAACGTCGCGGCTGCCGACGCGACTTCCTCCCACCACGCCAGGCCGGCCAAGCAGCGGCGCCACATTCCCCAG TCTGCGGAGAGGACTCTGGATGCACCAGAGCTCGTTGATGACTACTACCTCAACCTGCTCGACTGGGGGACCAATAACGTGTTGTCCATTGCTCTGGGTGATACGGTCTACCTGTGGGACGCCTCGAGCGGATCCACTTCTGAGCTTGTGTCCGTCGACGAGGACAGCGGTCCCATCACCAGTGTCAGCTGGGCTCCCGACGGCCGGCACATTGCTGTTGGGCTCAACTCGTCTGACGTCCAGCTCTGGGACACCAGCTCTAACCGATTG TTGAGAACACTCAGAGGTGTGCATGAGGCAAGAGTTGGCTCACTGGCATGGAACAACAGCATCCTGACGACTGGTAGCATGGACGGCAAGATCGTCAACAACGACGTGAGGATTAGGAACCACATGGTGCAGACATACGAGGGGCACAGCCAGGAGGTTTGCGGGCTCAAGTGGTCTGGATCAGGGCAGCAGCTGGCCAGTGGGGGCAACGACAACCTTCTGCATATTTGGGATGTGTCGATGGCATCCTCCATGCCTTCTGCCGGCCGCAACCAGTGGTTGCACAGGCTCGACGATCACATGGCCGCTGTGAAGGCACTGGCATGGTGCCCATTCCAGAGCAACTTGCTGGCaactggtggtggtggcagcgATCGGTGCATCAAGTTCTGGAACACACACACCGGTGCATGTCTGAACTCTGTTGACACTGGTTCACAGGTTTGCTCCCTTCTCTGGAACAAGAATGAGAGAGAGCTGCTGAGTTCACATGGATTCACACAGAACCAGCTAACCTTGTGGAAGTACCCATCAATGGTGAAGATGGCCGAACTCACTGGCCATACCTCTCGTGTGCTTTTCATGGCTCAG AGCCCTGATGGTTGCACAGTGGCCTCAGCAGCTGCTGACGAGACCCTCCTTCCTAGATTCAGCAAATTGAGCTTCAACTTTCTTATTGAGCGAGAACATTATGAGTTCATTTTTTCTTATTAA